The following are encoded together in the candidate division KSB1 bacterium genome:
- a CDS encoding NADH-quinone oxidoreductase subunit M, producing MIPNILSWMIFLPVIGAAVVLAIPRGEKQHDLIRWLAAGFTGVQVLLAILLVLGFDRTTSGMQFVEKAPWITSYNIWYFVGVDGLSISMVLLTALLSFLCIFASWGIDKAVKGYFTMFLLLDAGMMGVFCALDFFLFYIFWEVMLLPMYFLIGIWGGPRREYAAIKFFLYTLAGSVLMLVAMLVFYFNVKDPVTGGHTFNMLHMMDQANHTGLLRDFDVRLLLYAALFIGFAIKVPAVPFHTWLPDAHVEAPTAISVILAGVLLKMGTYGMLRISFPILPDAVKYPPFAYGFATIAVISIVYGALCAMSQKDLKKLVAYSSIGHMGVVMLGMIGLTPLGVNGAVLQMFNHGTVTAMLFLLVGVIYDRAHHRDIDGFGGLAQTMPVYTGIVTIAFFANLGLPGLSSFISEAFSFLGAFSSTTFNLRVYTIISVLGIVFVAGYMLWTLQRMFLGKLNPQYADLPEINRRELFTLVPLAVIVIFLGVYPAPMLELLEVSLNSLAATVREAAPMLMGMN from the coding sequence ATGATTCCAAACATTCTCAGTTGGATGATTTTTTTGCCGGTGATTGGCGCCGCCGTGGTGCTGGCCATCCCGCGCGGCGAAAAACAGCACGACCTGATACGATGGCTCGCCGCCGGCTTTACCGGCGTGCAAGTGCTGCTCGCCATCCTGCTGGTCCTGGGTTTCGACCGCACCACCTCCGGCATGCAGTTCGTCGAGAAGGCGCCCTGGATCACTTCCTACAACATTTGGTATTTCGTCGGCGTCGACGGCCTCTCGATCAGCATGGTGCTGCTCACCGCGCTGCTGTCCTTCCTCTGCATCTTTGCCTCCTGGGGCATCGACAAGGCGGTGAAGGGCTATTTCACCATGTTTCTCCTGCTCGATGCCGGCATGATGGGCGTGTTTTGCGCACTGGATTTCTTCCTCTTCTACATCTTCTGGGAAGTGATGCTGCTGCCGATGTACTTCCTGATTGGCATTTGGGGCGGCCCGCGGCGCGAATATGCCGCCATCAAGTTCTTCCTCTACACCCTGGCCGGCTCGGTGCTCATGCTGGTCGCCATGCTGGTGTTCTACTTCAACGTGAAGGATCCGGTCACTGGCGGTCATACCTTCAACATGCTGCACATGATGGATCAGGCCAATCATACCGGCCTGCTGCGCGATTTCGACGTCCGCCTGCTGCTCTATGCCGCACTCTTCATCGGCTTCGCCATCAAAGTCCCGGCGGTGCCGTTCCACACCTGGCTGCCCGATGCCCACGTCGAGGCACCCACCGCCATCAGCGTGATTCTGGCGGGCGTTCTGTTGAAGATGGGAACCTACGGCATGCTGCGCATCAGTTTCCCAATCCTGCCCGACGCCGTGAAATATCCCCCCTTCGCCTATGGCTTTGCCACCATCGCGGTGATCAGCATCGTTTATGGCGCGCTGTGCGCCATGTCGCAGAAAGACCTGAAGAAGCTGGTGGCCTATTCTTCCATCGGCCACATGGGTGTGGTCATGCTCGGCATGATCGGCCTGACGCCGCTGGGCGTCAATGGCGCGGTGCTGCAGATGTTCAACCACGGCACCGTCACCGCCATGCTCTTCCTCCTGGTGGGCGTGATCTACGACCGCGCTCACCACCGTGACATCGACGGCTTCGGCGGACTGGCGCAGACGATGCCGGTCTACACCGGCATCGTCACCATCGCCTTTTTTGCCAATCTCGGGCTGCCGGGTTTGTCGAGCTTCATCAGCGAAGCCTTCAGCTTCCTCGGCGCCTTCAGCTCCACCACCTTCAACCTGCGCGTGTACACCATCATTTCGGTGCTCGGCATCGTCTTCGTCGCGGGCTACATGTTGTGGACGCTGCAGCGCATGTTTCTGGGCAAGCTCAATCCCCAATATGCGGATCTGCCCGAAATCAACCGGCGCGAGCTGTTCACCCTGGTGCCGCTCGCCGTGATCGTGATCTTTCTCGGCGTCTATCCCGCACCCATGCTGGAATTGCTGGAAGTCTCGCTCAACAGTCTGGCGGCCACCGTGCGCGAAGCCGCGCCGATGTTGATGGGGATGAACTAG
- a CDS encoding NADH-quinone oxidoreductase subunit J encodes MTTFDLMFYVIAAAMLASAAVMVFGRNIIYNAVGLLFTFIGVAGLYVLLGADFLAAVQMLIYVGGILVLLLFGVMLSQKITGLVMRTGTLQVLPAVIVCAGVAAILIRLILSNDWMITKPPELPATTATLGNLLLGDYLIPFEIVSILLLAALVGAAYLARRESR; translated from the coding sequence ATGACGACTTTTGACCTGATGTTTTATGTCATCGCCGCAGCCATGCTGGCATCCGCGGCGGTGATGGTGTTCGGCCGCAACATCATCTACAACGCCGTCGGTCTGCTCTTCACCTTCATCGGCGTGGCCGGTCTCTACGTCCTGCTGGGCGCGGATTTTCTGGCCGCCGTGCAGATGCTGATTTATGTGGGCGGCATTTTGGTGCTGCTGCTTTTCGGCGTCATGCTGTCGCAAAAAATCACCGGGCTGGTGATGCGCACCGGCACGCTGCAGGTGCTGCCGGCGGTGATCGTGTGCGCCGGCGTGGCCGCCATTCTCATCCGGCTGATCCTGAGCAACGACTGGATGATCACCAAACCGCCGGAGTTGCCCGCCACCACCGCCACGCTCGGCAACTTGCTGCTGGGCGATTACCTCATCCCGTTCGAAATCGTTTCGATCCTTTTACTCGCCGCGCTGGTCGGCGCGGCTTATCTTGCCCGCAGGGAGTCACGCTGA
- a CDS encoding NADH-quinone oxidoreductase subunit N codes for MSDFVVRLQDNLASLGHFLPEFVLIGLLLALMVVDMFLKREHTPWLGLLTLAGGLLCLLVLLLQRDDPGRGLFNNMLAVDRFATFFKLIFLGSMIMTVLLSYSSLELAGRSVGEYFILMTATTLGMFWMASATNLLTIFIAIETVSLSSFALATYLKTVKRSSEAGLKYTIYGAFSSGLMLYGFSLIYGLTGSLNIYEISHQLATNPPNPLTLFVAFLLILAGFGYKIASVPFHFWAPDVYEGAPTPITAFLSVGPKAAGFALLIRFVTVGLSTSGAEGWSAIAGLNWQQLLAVISAATMTLGNLVAIVQNNLKRLLAYSSIAHAGYALMGVVLLTQSGINATLFYLVAYYLMNLGAFLVVIIVQELIGSERLQDYRGLGYRAPVVAACMTVFLFSLTGLPVTIGFIGKFYLLAAVLQGDSQFYWLAVVAIINTVISLYYYARIFKAMYLEAPAVAVTERLAVSWPAIALLAILAVPTFVLGIAFGPLYELTKASVKFFAGI; via the coding sequence ATGTCAGATTTCGTCGTGCGTTTGCAGGACAACCTCGCCAGCCTCGGTCATTTCCTGCCGGAGTTCGTGCTGATCGGCCTGCTGCTGGCTCTGATGGTTGTCGACATGTTTCTCAAGCGGGAACACACGCCCTGGCTGGGCCTGCTCACCCTCGCCGGCGGCCTGTTGTGCCTGCTCGTCCTGCTGCTGCAGCGCGATGACCCCGGCCGCGGCCTGTTCAACAACATGCTGGCGGTAGACCGCTTTGCCACGTTCTTCAAACTGATTTTTCTCGGCAGCATGATCATGACCGTGCTGCTTTCCTACTCCTCGCTGGAGCTGGCCGGCCGCAGCGTGGGCGAGTATTTCATTCTGATGACCGCCACCACGCTGGGCATGTTTTGGATGGCCTCCGCCACCAATCTGCTTACCATCTTCATTGCCATCGAAACCGTGAGCCTGAGCTCCTTCGCGCTGGCGACCTATTTGAAAACGGTCAAGCGCTCCAGCGAGGCCGGTCTGAAATATACCATCTATGGCGCGTTTTCCTCCGGATTGATGCTCTACGGTTTTTCGCTGATCTACGGCCTGACCGGCTCGCTCAACATCTATGAAATTTCTCACCAGCTCGCCACCAACCCACCCAATCCCCTCACTCTATTCGTCGCCTTTCTGCTGATTCTCGCGGGCTTCGGCTATAAAATTGCCTCGGTGCCATTTCACTTCTGGGCACCGGATGTCTATGAAGGCGCGCCCACCCCGATTACCGCCTTTCTCAGCGTGGGACCCAAGGCCGCGGGGTTTGCGTTGTTGATCCGCTTTGTCACTGTCGGTCTCTCCACCTCCGGCGCCGAGGGCTGGTCCGCGATTGCCGGTCTGAACTGGCAGCAGCTTCTGGCGGTGATCTCCGCCGCCACCATGACGCTCGGCAATCTTGTCGCCATCGTGCAAAACAACCTCAAGCGCCTGCTGGCCTACTCCAGCATTGCACATGCCGGCTACGCCCTGATGGGGGTGGTGTTGCTCACTCAAAGCGGGATCAATGCCACGCTGTTTTACCTGGTGGCCTATTATTTGATGAATCTCGGTGCGTTCCTGGTGGTGATTATTGTGCAGGAGTTGATCGGCAGTGAACGGCTGCAAGACTATCGCGGGCTGGGTTATCGCGCACCGGTGGTCGCGGCGTGCATGACCGTGTTCCTGTTCTCGCTCACCGGCCTGCCGGTCACCATCGGCTTCATCGGCAAATTCTATTTGCTGGCCGCAGTGCTGCAGGGCGATTCACAATTCTACTGGCTGGCAGTCGTCGCGATCATCAACACCGTCATCTCGCTGTATTACTATGCGCGCATTTTCAAGGCCATGTATTTGGAGGCACCGGCCGTCGCGGTGACAGAACGCCTGGCGGTTTCGTGGCCGGCGATTGCGCTGCTGGCGATTCTGGCCGTGCCGACGTTTGTGCTGGGCATTGCATTTGGGCCGCTTTACGAGCTCACCAAAGCTTCGGTGAAATTTTTCGCGGGCATTTGA
- a CDS encoding M14 family zinc carboxypeptidase codes for MPGMRKGLALFPLRRLPPSRIMLSLAFYSALLGLWLMHGGRRVAHAPAAGTTDAARAGAVLSSLPHWSWGQRFTGTQAAATSRQQHSTAPQKKQPNLVVPAGYPTLAELQARFQELVQRYPQLAHLDTIGRSSTGRHPILAIRLTAPRPGMSDKPAFLISALHHAREPLGVFICHALMNRLLSNYGSSTRHTRLLDSLEIWLVPIVNPDGYEYLMTSRREYPWWRKNLRDNNGDGSFDPLSDGVDLNRNYGYNWSEGGEDEPGSWFYRGPEPFSEPEIRALRQLALHKRFVMGISYHSYGEAILYPWGNYTPPPDQQLILDIAEKCAARIERFSGPGCYSILPLNGRAGQSSVWMYGALGTVDFIIETGEEYFPSLADADRIVEQNLPGAFYLLERALGAGICGRVVDDETGEPVPARIHVAGLEADHVQPRQANGREGWFQRLLLPGTYAIEVRVPDYEPARFFNVLVRDQHMTSLHVGLKRMNGRTSGNSH; via the coding sequence ATGCCTGGCATGCGTAAAGGACTTGCCCTTTTCCCCCTCCGCCGCCTTCCTCCCTCCCGTATCATGCTGTCGCTGGCATTTTATTCGGCACTGCTGGGCTTGTGGCTCATGCACGGTGGCCGGCGTGTTGCCCACGCTCCCGCGGCCGGCACGACTGATGCCGCCCGCGCCGGCGCGGTCTTGTCCAGCCTGCCACACTGGTCGTGGGGGCAGCGTTTCACCGGTACGCAAGCGGCCGCCACTTCGCGGCAGCAGCACAGCACGGCACCGCAAAAAAAGCAACCCAATCTCGTGGTGCCGGCGGGCTATCCCACGCTCGCAGAGCTGCAGGCGCGCTTTCAAGAATTGGTGCAGCGGTATCCGCAGCTCGCGCACCTCGACACCATCGGCCGCAGCAGCACCGGGCGGCATCCGATTCTCGCCATTCGACTGACAGCGCCGCGGCCGGGCATGAGTGACAAGCCCGCGTTTTTGATCAGTGCGCTGCATCATGCGCGCGAGCCGCTCGGAGTTTTCATTTGCCATGCTCTGATGAACCGGCTGCTGAGCAACTACGGCAGCAGCACCCGCCACACCCGCCTGCTGGACAGTCTGGAAATCTGGCTGGTGCCGATCGTCAATCCCGACGGCTATGAATATCTCATGACGAGCCGGCGCGAATATCCCTGGTGGCGCAAGAACCTGCGTGACAACAATGGCGACGGTTCCTTCGATCCGCTGAGCGACGGGGTTGACTTGAATCGGAATTATGGCTACAATTGGAGCGAAGGCGGTGAGGATGAGCCCGGCAGTTGGTTTTACCGCGGGCCCGAGCCGTTTTCCGAACCCGAGATCCGGGCGCTGCGGCAGCTCGCGCTGCACAAGCGCTTCGTCATGGGGATCTCCTATCACAGCTATGGCGAAGCGATTCTCTATCCCTGGGGCAACTATACGCCGCCACCGGATCAGCAACTGATTCTCGACATCGCGGAGAAATGCGCGGCACGCATCGAGCGGTTTTCCGGCCCGGGCTGCTACAGCATCCTGCCGCTGAACGGCCGCGCCGGCCAAAGTTCGGTGTGGATGTATGGCGCACTCGGCACGGTCGATTTCATTATCGAAACCGGCGAGGAGTATTTTCCCTCGCTCGCCGACGCTGATCGCATTGTCGAGCAAAACCTGCCCGGGGCCTTTTATCTGCTGGAACGGGCCCTGGGCGCCGGCATTTGCGGCCGGGTGGTGGATGATGAAACCGGCGAACCTGTGCCGGCTCGCATCCATGTCGCGGGTCTGGAAGCAGACCATGTGCAGCCGCGCCAGGCCAACGGCCGGGAGGGCTGGTTTCAACGCTTGTTGTTGCCCGGCACCTATGCCATTGAAGTCCGTGTGCCGGACTATGAGCCGGCGCGCTTTTTCAACGTGCTCGTCCGCGACCAGCACATGACTTCGTTGCATGTAGGATTGAAACGCATGAACGGCCGGACGTCCGGCAACAGTCACTAA
- a CDS encoding peptidylprolyl isomerase, whose translation MKQFVSGLLVGMVISLAAIVLAQEGFFKGKVVFVKVAQENLRKAPGGEVLGSLNRGAPMQILAVEDKWLQVVTAGYIWKESVTGDERLSRGEQPYRAAMILVKTEAEALDLLKQIQAGADFQKLAAAKSIGPNAARGGDLGDAFKGEFTPAFEQAILALKVGEVSQPIKTDQGYCLFKRLK comes from the coding sequence ATGAAGCAGTTTGTCAGCGGTTTATTGGTTGGCATGGTCATCAGCCTGGCTGCCATTGTTCTGGCCCAGGAGGGTTTCTTCAAGGGCAAGGTGGTGTTTGTCAAAGTGGCGCAGGAGAATTTGCGCAAGGCGCCGGGCGGGGAGGTGCTGGGATCGCTCAACCGTGGCGCACCCATGCAAATCCTGGCAGTGGAAGACAAATGGCTGCAGGTGGTGACTGCCGGCTACATTTGGAAAGAGTCGGTGACCGGCGATGAACGCCTCAGCCGCGGCGAACAGCCCTATCGTGCCGCCATGATCCTGGTGAAAACCGAGGCGGAGGCACTCGATCTGCTCAAACAAATTCAGGCCGGTGCGGATTTCCAAAAGCTGGCTGCGGCAAAGTCGATTGGCCCCAATGCCGCGCGCGGCGGCGATCTGGGCGATGCCTTCAAGGGCGAATTCACACCGGCATTTGAACAGGCGATTCTCGCGCTCAAAGTGGGCGAGGTCAGCCAGCCCATCAAAACCGATCAGGGCTACTGCCTGTTCAAACGCTTGAAGTAG
- the nuoH gene encoding NADH-quinone oxidoreductase subunit NuoH produces the protein MHELIAYLQAQLGFQEILVAVLVMAVFGLVICIYMAVNALFLVWLERKVSAWMQDRLGPMEVGPFQGVLQTLADAVKLLLKEDIVPKAADKHLHLLAPLIVFAAPCAAFAAFSYTRAFQFADFNIGVFFVAAITSLSVIGLLLAGWASNNKWSLLGGMRAAAQIVSYEIPAGLAILVVVMQVGSLSFREITLAQDGGFWKWVIFQYPPFNFIAFIIFFTATLAECNRTPFDLPEAESELVGGFHTEYSGFKWAVFMLSEYGEMVVVSLVVATLFLGGWSSPLGNLLNGGAWGVFWLLGKTYALVFVQMWLRWTLPRLRVDQLMHTSWKVLTPFAFVCIFAVGLWMAL, from the coding sequence ATGCATGAATTGATCGCCTATTTGCAGGCGCAGTTGGGCTTTCAAGAGATCCTGGTGGCTGTTCTGGTGATGGCGGTGTTCGGCCTGGTGATTTGCATTTATATGGCGGTCAACGCCCTGTTTCTGGTCTGGCTCGAACGCAAGGTCTCCGCCTGGATGCAGGATCGCCTGGGGCCGATGGAAGTGGGGCCGTTTCAGGGCGTGCTGCAAACGCTCGCCGACGCGGTCAAACTCCTGCTCAAGGAGGACATCGTTCCCAAAGCCGCCGACAAACACCTGCACCTGCTCGCCCCCCTAATCGTCTTTGCCGCACCCTGCGCCGCCTTTGCCGCCTTCTCCTACACCCGCGCTTTCCAGTTTGCCGACTTCAACATCGGGGTGTTCTTCGTCGCGGCGATCACCTCGCTCTCGGTGATCGGCTTGTTGCTGGCCGGCTGGGCCTCCAACAACAAGTGGTCGCTGCTCGGCGGCATGCGCGCCGCCGCGCAAATCGTGAGCTATGAAATCCCCGCCGGTTTGGCCATTTTGGTGGTGGTGATGCAAGTGGGCTCGCTGAGCTTCCGCGAGATCACCCTGGCGCAGGACGGCGGTTTCTGGAAGTGGGTGATCTTCCAGTATCCCCCCTTCAATTTCATCGCCTTCATCATCTTCTTCACCGCGACGCTCGCCGAATGCAACCGCACGCCCTTCGATCTGCCGGAGGCGGAATCGGAGCTGGTCGGTGGCTTTCACACCGAGTACAGCGGGTTCAAGTGGGCGGTGTTCATGCTCTCAGAGTACGGCGAGATGGTGGTGGTTTCGCTGGTGGTCGCGACATTGTTCCTGGGCGGCTGGTCGAGCCCGCTCGGCAATCTGCTCAACGGCGGCGCCTGGGGGGTGTTTTGGCTGCTGGGTAAAACCTATGCGCTGGTGTTCGTGCAAATGTGGCTGCGCTGGACGCTGCCGCGCCTGCGCGTCGATCAGCTCATGCACACCTCCTGGAAGGTGCTGACGCCCTTTGCCTTTGTCTGTATTTTTGCGGTGGGATTGTGGATGGCGTTGTGA
- the nuoK gene encoding NADH-quinone oxidoreductase subunit NuoK — MQVGLSHFLLLAALLFALGLVAVITKRNAVTVLMGVELILNAANLNFIAFARYRDHDLDGQVIGIFVIIIAAANVAVALAIVLNIYQRLRSVNLDEADSLAG; from the coding sequence ATGCAGGTCGGACTTTCGCACTTTCTCCTCCTGGCGGCGCTCCTGTTCGCCCTGGGTCTGGTCGCCGTGATCACCAAACGCAATGCCGTGACCGTGTTGATGGGCGTCGAGTTGATCCTCAATGCCGCCAACCTCAATTTCATCGCGTTCGCGCGCTATCGCGATCACGATCTGGACGGCCAGGTGATTGGTATTTTCGTCATCATCATTGCCGCCGCCAATGTCGCCGTGGCGCTGGCAATTGTGCTGAACATCTACCAGCGCCTGCGCTCGGTCAATCTCGATGAGGCGGATTCGCTTGCCGGTTGA
- a CDS encoding NADH-quinone oxidoreductase subunit A → MLFDFGTALVFFITGAAFIAINLLISRLLQPRNPTAAKMSTYECGEQPVGESWIQFNNRFYVIALIFLIFDVEIAVLFPWAAVFKQLNQYGAFAFVEMAVFVLILLFGLAYVWRKGDLEWDKPETGKYARARSPELYEELPPPGIVPAGAKESVGEPA, encoded by the coding sequence ATGTTATTTGATTTTGGAACGGCACTCGTCTTCTTCATTACCGGCGCTGCCTTCATCGCCATCAATCTTCTCATCTCCCGCCTGCTGCAACCCCGGAACCCCACGGCCGCCAAGATGTCCACCTACGAATGCGGCGAACAGCCCGTCGGCGAATCCTGGATTCAATTCAACAACCGTTTCTACGTCATCGCGCTCATCTTCCTGATCTTCGACGTCGAAATCGCCGTGCTTTTCCCCTGGGCCGCCGTGTTCAAACAGCTCAATCAATACGGCGCCTTCGCCTTTGTCGAAATGGCAGTGTTTGTGTTGATTCTGCTGTTCGGCCTCGCCTATGTTTGGCGCAAGGGGGATTTGGAGTGGGACAAACCCGAGACCGGCAAATACGCGCGTGCCCGCTCGCCCGAGCTTTATGAAGAACTGCCGCCGCCCGGCATTGTCCCGGCCGGCGCAAAAGAATCCGTGGGCGAACCGGCTTGA
- the nuoL gene encoding NADH-quinone oxidoreductase subunit L, translated as MDTILLQAVLLLLLPLAAFTILIFFGKRLPRQGDWLATGAITLSLLLALVILGRVFGAYDPNFRVAATVNWVDLGPVRLQLGLAVDNLTAVMLFVVTLISALVHLFSIGYMHGDVRYSRFFAYLGLFSFSMLGLVLVDNFFGIYMFWELVGVCSYFLIGHWFERDSAANAAKKAFIVNRVGDIGMFTGIMILLAQLGTLNFREVFDGIAQGRLLDPWLTAAGVLIFLGAVGKSAQFPLHVWLPDAMEGPTPVSALIHAATMVAAGVYMVGRVYPLFTEEALLVIAITGTLTAFIAATIALAQVDIKRVLAYSTVSQLGYMIAALGVGGYTAGLFHLMTHAYFKALLFLASGSVIHAMHQALHHLHDHHTDAQDMRNMGALRRKMPLTFSTMTIAACAIAGVPLLSGFFSKDAILAAALEKALTSHQPVHLLIFVILVLCAGLTAFYMFRLLYLTFAGQPARRDIHQHIQESPSVITIPLIILAFFSVVGGYGSWFADLIRKPETLTASRLLLEGGEGGQGVAHTAHTVAMSLSIFVAGAGILLATAFYYWKKFSADELVSRFKPVYDFLWNKWYFDELYAATVVAGTLLVSRLSAWFDATVIDGLVNAAAKITVWGSRLSGWHDNRIIDGVVNGVAAMVGWFGSTLRELQTGKIQTYILLALGAVVLLYVLQLAFA; from the coding sequence GTGGATACGATTCTCCTCCAGGCAGTCCTCCTCCTGCTGCTGCCGCTCGCCGCGTTCACCATTCTCATCTTCTTTGGCAAGCGCCTGCCGCGCCAGGGCGACTGGCTCGCCACCGGCGCCATCACCCTCAGTCTGTTGCTGGCCCTGGTCATTTTGGGCCGGGTCTTCGGCGCCTACGATCCCAACTTCCGCGTGGCCGCCACCGTCAACTGGGTTGACCTTGGCCCGGTGCGCCTCCAACTTGGGCTGGCCGTTGACAATCTCACCGCGGTCATGCTGTTTGTCGTCACCCTGATCAGCGCCCTGGTGCATCTCTTCTCCATCGGCTATATGCACGGCGACGTGCGCTACAGTCGCTTCTTTGCCTATCTCGGCCTGTTCTCTTTTTCGATGCTCGGCCTGGTGCTGGTGGACAATTTCTTCGGCATCTATATGTTCTGGGAGCTGGTGGGGGTCTGCTCCTATTTTCTCATCGGCCACTGGTTCGAGCGGGATTCCGCCGCAAATGCCGCGAAGAAGGCCTTCATCGTCAACCGCGTCGGCGATATCGGCATGTTCACCGGCATCATGATCCTGCTCGCGCAGCTCGGCACCCTGAACTTCCGCGAGGTGTTCGACGGGATTGCCCAGGGCCGTCTGCTCGATCCCTGGCTCACCGCCGCCGGCGTGCTGATCTTTCTGGGCGCAGTGGGCAAATCGGCGCAGTTTCCCCTGCACGTCTGGCTGCCCGATGCCATGGAAGGCCCGACGCCGGTCTCCGCGTTGATTCATGCCGCCACCATGGTCGCCGCCGGGGTCTACATGGTCGGCCGGGTTTATCCCCTGTTCACGGAGGAGGCGCTGCTGGTGATCGCGATCACCGGCACGCTGACCGCCTTCATCGCCGCCACCATCGCACTCGCCCAGGTGGATATCAAACGGGTGCTGGCCTATTCCACCGTGAGCCAGCTCGGCTACATGATCGCGGCCCTGGGCGTGGGCGGCTACACCGCCGGCTTGTTCCATCTCATGACCCATGCCTATTTCAAAGCGCTGCTCTTCCTGGCCTCCGGCTCGGTGATCCACGCCATGCATCAGGCGCTGCATCACCTGCATGACCATCACACCGATGCGCAGGACATGCGCAACATGGGCGCGCTGCGCCGCAAAATGCCGCTCACTTTTTCCACCATGACAATTGCGGCCTGTGCCATCGCGGGCGTGCCGTTGCTCTCCGGCTTCTTCAGCAAGGATGCCATTCTGGCCGCCGCGCTGGAAAAAGCGCTGACTTCGCACCAGCCGGTGCACCTGCTCATTTTCGTGATCCTGGTGTTGTGCGCCGGTCTCACCGCCTTCTACATGTTCCGCCTGCTCTACCTGACCTTTGCCGGCCAGCCGGCACGCCGCGACATCCATCAGCACATTCAGGAATCGCCCAGCGTCATCACCATTCCCCTGATCATCCTGGCGTTCTTCTCCGTGGTGGGCGGCTACGGCAGCTGGTTTGCCGATTTGATTCGCAAGCCGGAAACCCTCACCGCCAGCCGTCTGCTGCTGGAAGGCGGGGAAGGCGGGCAGGGTGTGGCACACACCGCCCATACTGTGGCCATGTCGCTCTCCATTTTCGTCGCCGGCGCGGGCATTCTGCTGGCCACGGCCTTCTACTACTGGAAGAAATTCTCCGCCGACGAGCTGGTCAGCCGCTTCAAACCCGTTTACGACTTCCTTTGGAATAAATGGTATTTTGACGAGTTGTATGCCGCCACGGTGGTGGCCGGCACCCTGCTGGTAAGCCGGCTTTCCGCCTGGTTTGACGCCACGGTGATCGATGGTTTGGTCAACGCCGCCGCCAAAATCACGGTTTGGGGTTCGCGCCTGAGCGGCTGGCACGATAACCGCATCATCGATGGCGTGGTCAACGGCGTGGCGGCGATGGTGGGCTGGTTTGGCAGCACGCTGCGCGAGCTGCAAACCGGCAAGATCCAAACTTACATCCTGCTGGCGCTGGGCGCCGTGGTTTTGTTGTACGTTTTGCAACTGGCGTTTGCCTGA